DNA from Acidobacteriota bacterium:
ACGAACCTGCCGATCTACGCCGGCGACACGCAGAGCTACAACGCGGTCTTCGGCCAGACGAACAACCCCTGGAACCTGGAACGGACGCCCGGCGGATCCTCGGGAGGATCGGCCGCGGCACTGGCGGCCGGGTTCACTCCGTTCGAACTTGGCAGCGACATCGGCGGTTCGATCCGCGGCCCCGCCTCGACCTGCGGCGTCTTCGGCCACAAGCCGAGCTACGGCATCGTGCCCGCTCTCGGCCAGATTCCGGGTCCTCCCGGCACCCTGACCCAGGCCGACATCGCCGTAGCCGGACCGATGGCGCGCAACGTCGAGGACCTCAGACTCGGGCTCGACCTCCTCGCCGGGCCGGACGAATGGCACGCTTCCGGCTACCGACTGGAACTGCCGCCGCCTCGCCACGGCAACATCTCGGACTACCGGGTCGCCGTCTGGTTCGAGGAACCGTCCTGCCCCATCGACGACCGGGTCCGGGAACGCCTCGAGGCCGCCGCGGAAGCACTGGAGGCCGCCGGCGCCACCGTCGATCGCGAGGCCCGACCCGACTTCACGTTCGACTACGCGACGCGCGTCTTCGGCCAGCTCCTGGGCGCCGCCATGTGCGGCGGGTTCAGCCACCAGGAGATCGAGGAACTCGCCGAGCGCGGCCTGCGCGAGGAAGAGGAAGGCGCGCTCGCCGCGCGCTGGGCCTCGCAGCGACACCGCGCCTGGCTGTCGGCGAACGAACGCCGGCTCCAGATGCGCCGCAAGTGGCACGAGTTCTTCAAGGACTGGGACGCCGTGCTTCTGCCCTGCCTGCCGACCACGGCGATTCCCCACGATCACGGCGAACCGATGGGCGCGCGCCGCATCACCGTCAATGGCGAGCAGCGCGCCTACGGAGAGCAGACGTTCTGGGTCGGCCTCACCGGAGTCGCCTACCTGCCGACGACCGTGATCCCGGCCGGAACCGCTTCGGACGACCTGCCCGTCGGACTCCAGATCGCGGGGCCCTTCCTCGAGGACCGCACGACCCTCGACCTCGCCCGGCGGCTGAGCCGGCGCATCGGCGGTTTCGAGCCCCCGCCGGGCTACTGAAACCCGGCGTCCAGGAAGGAGCGCAGGTCCTCCCGGCTGACCGCCGGCTCGCCGGAGGCCACGTTGTCCAGGCGACCCTCGCCGAGCCAGCGCTCCAGCCGGCGCACCTCGCGCTCCAGGTGACGGAAGCTGTCGACGACGAACAGCAGCGGCTGCCGCGAGTCGATCTCGAAACCCTGGTTCACGACCCATTCGAGCTGGAAGGGCACGCGCTGCACCCTGGGAGACTCGAGCGCGTATCCGATCTCGCCCGCCGAACTCAGGAGGCCGCTGCCATAGGCGCAGAGTCCCGCGCCGACCGGACGGCGCATCAGGCCGAACTCGATCGTGAACCAGAAGAACCGCGCCAGTGCCCTGAGCGCCCCTTCGACCCTGGAAACTCCGGCGACGCTCCGGCAATCGCCGTCCCCGGCACGCAGTGCCGCCGCCCGCGCCGCGTCTCCGAAGCGGACCAGCACGTCGGCGAAGGCCGGGTCCGTGTGCATCGGCACGTGCCCGGCCAGGTCGTGGAAGATGTCCGGCTCGGGAAGGTAGTCGAGCCGGTCGCCGTCGCGGACAGTAATCGTCGTCGGGAACTCCCGGCGGCGCAGACAGTCGAAGAACAGGTAGGCCGGCACGTAGCCGCTGACCGCCCGCGCCCTGAACCCGCTCAGCGGCTCGAGAAAGCGGTTGACGTCCTCGAGCCTCGGGATGCGATCCGGATCCAGGCCCAGACGCGCCACGCCGTCCAGGAAGCGCGGGTGGGCATGCTGCTCCCACTTCCCGGCAAGCGCCCGGTACAGCCGCCTCCAGGTCTCCTGGTTCGCCTCGCTGTAGAGATCGTAGGGCTGCTCGACGAACAGGTCGCCCCGAGTCTGCGCGCGCTCGATGAAGTCGGCCCGGCCGGTCGTCAGGTCCCCGCTGGCGACCGGGACCGGCGGAGCCTCGACCGCGCTCACAGGTTCCCCCTCGCCGCCTGCTCCCGCTCCAGCGCGACGAACAGGCTCTTGAAGTTCCCCGCGCCGAAGCCGGTGGCGCCGTGCCGCTCGATGATCTCGTAGAACAGCGTGGGACGGTCCTCGACCGGCTTGGTGAAGATCTGCAGCAGGTAGCCGTCTTCGTCGCGGTCGGCGAGGATGCCGAGTTCCGCCAGGCGATCGATGGGCTCGTCAATCGTCCCGACCCGCTGCTCCAGGTCCTCGTAGTAGGAGACCGGCACGTGCAGGAACTCGACGCCGTTCTCGCGCAGGCGCGTGACGGTGCCGAGAATGTCGTTCGTCCGGCAGGCGATGTGCTGCACGCCCGGCCCTTCATGGAACTCGAGAAACTCCTCGATCTGCGACTTCTTCCGGCCCTCGGCCGGCTCGTTGATCGGGAACTTGATCGCGCCCGTGCCGTCCTGCATGACCTTCGACATGAGCGCCGAGTACTCGGTCGAGATCGCCTCGTCGTCGAAGTGGACGAGCTGGCTGAAGCCGAGCACTTGCGAGAAGAAGGCCGCCCAGTCGTTCATCCGTCCGAGCTCGACGTTGGCCACCAGGTGGTCGATCGCGACCAGGCCGCAGCCGCGGCCGGCGGCGGCGCCGGGGATCACGGGCGCCGCCCGGAAGCCGGGACCGAAGACGCCTCCGTAGCCCCGGCGATCGATGAACTGAAGGACGCAGTCGCCGTAGAGACGGATCGACGCGTGCCGGAGCCGGCCGTGAGTGTCTGCGGCCGTCGCCGGGACCGCGGCCACCTCGGCACCACGCGCCACGGCGGCGCTGAACGCCGCGTCCGCGTCCGGCACGGACAGCGCGATGACCGCGACCGAGTCGCCGTGCCGCCGCACCGAGCGCGCGGCCTGATGCGAGGAATGGAGACCGCTGGTCAAGAGGAGGCGGATGTCCCCCTGTTCGACGAGGTAGGACGCGCACTCCCGTTCTCCGGTCTCCAGACCGCGAACCGCGGTGCACTCGAATCCAAAGGCGTGGCAGTACCAGGCGGCCGACTGCTTCGCGTTGCCGACGTAAAGCTCCAGGTGATCGAAGCCGAGAATCGGGCAGAAGTCCTCTTCCGCGAGGGCGCTCGCCGCCAGATACCCCGTCCCTGTTGTCTCCGCTACTCCCAAACTCATGTTTCTTTCCTCCCGTTGTCTTCCTTTGCCGCCTTCGTCAGAGACAGGCCGCGAACTTCGCTACGGCTCGACGCAGCGATTCCGGCTCCAGCGTCGAGAAACTCAGTCGGACCGCATTGGCCGGCGCGTCCAGGTCGTGGACATCGGCAAACGCCGCTGAGGGCACGAAGGCCACTCCGTGCTCGTCCAGGGCCCGCTCGAGCAGTCGCTCTCCATCCGTCCCCGGGGGCAATTCGACCCAGACGAACATGCCGCCGGCCGGTGCTGAGAAAGCGCAGCCGTCCGGGAGGCGATCCGCCAGCTCTTCGAGCAAGGCGTCCCGGCGGCTCCGGTAGGTGGACCTCAACAACTCGAGGTGGCGTTCAACGTCGAGCTCGGCAAGCAGACGGCCGACGGCAAGCATGGTCAGCCTGGAGCACTCGAGGTCACCCGCCTCCTTGACGGCCGCGAACGTGTCGACCAGCGGCCGCGGCAGGCGCATCCACCCCAAGCGCAGAGCCGGCGCCAGGATCTTCGAGAACGTGCCGACGTGAATGACCCGCTCCGAGTCGAGAGCCGCGAGCGGCTGCTCGAACTCCCCGTCGCAGCACAGCAGGCCATACGGATCGTCCTCGACGATCGCGAAGTCGTAGTCCTCGGCCAGAACGACGAGCCGCTCACGTTTCTCCCGGGTCAAGCTCACCCCGAGCGGGTTGTGGGCGTCCGGAATCACGTATACGAGACGCGGCCGTTCCCCGGCCAGCAGATACCGCTCCAGGGCCTCCACGTCGAGCCCGTCGTCCAAGCTGCTGGGCAGCGTGAGAAGCCGCGGCGAATGCGGCGCGAGCGCTTCGCGGATGCCGGTGTAGACGAAGCGCTCGAGTGCGACGCATTCACCCGTTGCCACCAGCGCCTCCACCGCGACCTGCAACGCCTGCTGGGCGCCCGCCGTGATCAGAATCTCCTCCGGGCGACACGGAACGCCGCGCCGCTGCATCAGGAGAGCGACCTGCTCCTTCAGCGCCCCGCTTGGCGGCCCGTACTGCACGGAGCACGGGTCGGCCAGAAGCTCGCACAGCTTCGCGCCGTACGTTTCGGCCGGAAACAGGTTCACCGCCGGCAGGCCGCCGGCCAGCGACATCACGTCGCGGCGAGCACCCTGGTTCACCAAGCGACGCAGCAGGGAACGTTCGCGGCCGCGCAGCCAGGGCGCCAGCAGGTGCGCCATCGTGGGTTGCCGAGGCGGCTGCCCGCCAATCGGCGGAGGGAAGGCGCCGTTCCTGGTGCCACGATGTATCTCAACAGCCACTTGCGGGACGCTATCAGAACCAACAGGTGCGAACAAGTGAAGATTCCACTCTCCACACTCTCGTCCGGGCCAACTCCCACTCTGTGCAAGAATCCGCCCAATGGACTCCAAGAGCAACCACCAGAGCACCGAGTCGCAGCGCTCGGTCGGCCGCCCCCTCGACGCCACGGACTACGCGATCCTCGAGTTGCTGCAAGAGGACTCGAACCGCACCGATGCCGACATCGCCCGGCGGGTCGAACTCTCCGCCTCGGGCCTGAAGAAGCGCCTCCGGAAACTCGAAGACCGCGGCGTGATCCAGCGTCAGGTCACCCTGCTGGACCGCAACGCCGTGAATCTCGGTTTGCTCTGCTTCGTTCAGGTCTTCCTCACGCACCACCAGGCGGACGCGGTGCGCCGCTTCAGCCAGGTGATCAGCGAGCTCCCCGAAGTGCTCGAGTGCCACTTCCTGACCGGCGAGCACGACTACCTGCTGAAGATCGTGGCCCGCGACTACCGGCACCTCGAGCACATCCTGGCGGACGAACTCGCCGCCATCCCCGGCGTCGACCGCCTGCTCACCAGCATCGTGCTGAACGAGATCAAGCGCACGACCGCACTGCCGCTCGAGTCCCGAACCCCGACCGCGGAAGCGCAAGAAGGACGCGAGCGCCGATGAGGCGGCTTGCTACCCTCCCGCTCCGATGAACGGCGCCCAGGCCATGCTCCGGACCGCCGCAAACGCCGGCGTCGAAGTCTGTTTCGCGAATCCGGGCACCTCGGAGATCCACCTCGTCGCCGCGCTCGACGAGATTCCCGGCGTCCGCGGCGTGCTAGCCCAGTTCGAGGGAGTGGCCACCGGCGCAGCCGACGGCTACGGCCGGATGACCGGCAAACCCGCCCTGACTCTCGTCCACCTCGGACCGGGCTTCGCGAACGGATTCGCGAACCTCCACAACGCCCGCCGCGGACGCACTCCCCTCGTCAACGTGATCGGCCACCACCCGACCTGGCACCGGAACTACGACCCGCCGCTCAACACCGAGGTCGAGAGTCTGGTCCGGGCAGTGTCCGACTGGCAGCGCACCGCGGCCTCGGCCGAACACATCTCCCGCGACATGGCGGACGCGATCTCGGCGGCCCGCCGTCATCCCGGCCAGATCGCCACCCTGATCGTGCCCACCGATTGCCAGTGGAACGAGGCATACGGTCCGATCGTCGAACCAACTCCCCCGCCCGCCGCGCTTGTAGGCCCCGAAGCGGTCGATCGAGCCCGCATCGCCACTCTGAAAGGTGAGCGAACGATGCTGATGCTCGGCAGCTCCGGCTTCACGGAAGCCGCCCAGCGCGAGGCGGCCAGGGTGCAGGCGAAGACGGACTGCCGCCTCGCCGCCGAGACCTTCTGTGGACGCATGGAGCGCGGTCCGCATCTGCCACCGCTGCCGCGCGTCCCCTACTTCCCCGAACCGGCGGTCGACTTCTTTCGCGGCGTTGACACCGTGGTCCTGGCCGGCGCGCTCGACCCCGTCGCCTTCTTCGGCTACGAGGGCGGCGTCAGCCGGTTGATCCCGGAGTCCACGGACGTCGTCGTCCTCAGCCACCCGACGGAGGACAGCGGCCACGCCCTCAGCGAGCTCGCTGGCGCGCTCGGCGCGAAGGAGGAACCTCCGGCCCGGACGGTCGAGAGGCCACCGACGCCCACAGGGTCCATCGGCGTCCGGGTCGCGGCCCAGGCAATCGCCGCTACCCTGCCCGAGCAGGCGATCGTGATGGACGAGGGGATCACCGCCGGCGCCGGCTTCTATCCGGCGACGATGAACGCGCCGGCCCACACCTACCTCCAGGAGAACGGCGGCGCCATCGGCATGGGCCTGCCGGCTTCCCTCGGCGCCGCCATCGCCTGTCCGGACCGCAAGGTCCTGAACCTCGAGGGCGACGGCAGCGGCCTCTACACGATCCAGGCGCTGTGGAGCCAGGTCCGCGAGGGCGTCGACGTCGTGAACCTGGTATTCGCGAACGACGTCTACCGCATCCTCCAGGTGGAGCTCCACCGCGCCGGGGTCGAAGAGCTCGGGCCACAGAGCGTCAACCTGACCGACCTCTCCGGCCCCCGCGTCGAGTGGCTCGACCTGGCCCGCGGCTTCGGCATGCCGGCCGTTCAGGTGCGGACCGGCGAGGAACTGACGGAGGCGCTCGAACGCGGCTTCGCGGAACCGGGCCCCTGCCTGATCGAGGCGATGGTCGACGACGCGGCTTGAAGTACGCGGTCACTCTCCTCCCGGGAGACGGAATCGGCCCCGAGGTCAGCAAGGCGATGGTGCGCGCGGTCGACTTCGTCACCGGCGGCCGGATCGAATGGGAACCGGTCGTGGCCGGCAGCACGGCGGTCGACCAGGGACTGTCGCCGCTCCCCGACGAGGCGATCGACTCCATCCGCCGCAACCGGATCGCCATCAAGGGGCCGCTCCAGACGCCCGTAGCGGGCGGCTGGCGCAGCGTCAACGTCCTCCTCCGGCAGTCCCTCGACCTGTTCGCCTGCGTCCGGCCCGTGCGCTCGATGCCGGGCAACACGCTGGCCCGCTACCAGGATGTCGACCAGATCATCGTCCGCGAGAACACGGAGGGGCTCTACAGCGGCCGCGAGCACGAGGTCGTCGACGGCGTGGTCGAGGCGCTCAGGATCGTCACCCGGGACGCCTCGCGCCGCATCATGCAGTTCGCTTTCGAGTACGCCCGCAGCCACGGCCGGAAGAAGCTGACCATCGTGCACAAGGCGTCCATCACGCCGCTGTCGGACAACCTGTTCCTGGACTGCGCCCGCGAGTGCGCGCGGCGCTACCCCTTCTTCCAGGTCGACTACCTGCCGCTGGACAACCTCGCGCTCGAGCTCGCCACGGACCCCACCCGCTTCGACATGCTGGTCATGGGCAACCTCGACGGGGATCTGATGAGCGACCTCTGCGCGGGTCTGGTCGGAGGCCTCGGCGTCGTTCCGGGAGCGAACTACGGCGATGGTTGCGCCGTCTTCGAGGCCGTTCACGGCACCGCCCCCGATATCGCCGGCCGCGACCTTGCCAACCCGATCGCCCTCATCCTGTCGGCGGAGCTGATGCTCCGGTACGTCGGCGAATCCGACGCCGCGGATCACCTCCGCGCCGGCGTCGAGCGACTGCTCGTCGGCGGGAAGTCCCTGACCCGCGACCTGGGGGGCTCGGCCAACACGTCCGAGCTCACGGACGCCCTTCTCCACGAACTCGAGGGCGTTGCCCTGGAGCGGGAGGCCGGCCGATGACCGCGAACGGCAACGCCGGTTCGGGGGCGGATCGGAACACGGCGCGGCCCAGGGTGGCCCTGATCGTCGGCACGAGCGGCATCGGCGCCGAGACCGCGCCGCCGGTACTCGAGATCCTCGAGTCCGCGGGCGCCCGTTTCGATTTCGTCCGCGTCGATGTGCCGACCGCAGTGCGACGGAACACGGAAACCGTTCTCGGTGAAGCCGCCGAGGCGATCCGCGACTGCCGGGTGGCACTCAAGACACGGCTCATCGGTCCTGGCCCCGACGCCGTGCGGGTCGGACCCGGGCCGCAGAACCCGAACGTCGCGCTCCGGCAGATGCTGGGACTCTGGGCCAGCGTGCGCCCGGTCCGGTCGATGCCGGGTCTCCCCACCCGCTATCCCGACCTGGACGTGCTGCTGATCCGCGAGATCACCGAGAGCGTCTACCGCGGCATCGAGCACGAGATCGTCGACGGCGTGGTCGAGAGCATGAAGGTGGTCAGCCGCGACGCCTGCCGCCGGATCGCCGACTACGCCTTCCGCATCGCCAGGCGGCACGACCGCAAGAGGATCACCGTGATCCACAAGGCGAACATCATGAAGCAGAGCGACGGCCTGTTCCTGGACACGGTCCGCTCCGTCGCCGCCGGGTACACCGACATCGAGGTCGACGACTGCATCGTCGACGCGGCCTGCATGCGCATGGTGCTCAACCCGTACGACTTCGACGTCATGCTGATGGACAACCTCTACGGCGACATCCTGAGCAACCTCGGCGCAGGCCTCGCGGGCGGCATCTCCACCGGCCACGCGATCAACGTCGGCGACGACTGCCACGTCTTCGAGGCGGTCCACGGCGACGCCCCCCATCTGATCGGCACCGGCCAGGCGAACCTGCTGCCGCTGTTGACGCCGGCCACCGCCCTGCTGCGGCATTTCGACCGCCACGACGACGCGGCCCGGATCGATCAGGCCGTGACCGCGGTCCTCGAGGAAGGCCGCAGTCTGACGCCCGATCTGGGCGGGCAGTCGTCGACCTGGCAGATGGCGCGCGCCATCATCGCGGCGATGAACTAGCGCTGCAGCCCCGCCAGAAGCCGCGCCAGTCCGGCGCGCACTCTCTCCGTCTCCACGCCGCTCAGATACGACGCGAGGACCTCGAGGTCTTCGGGGGCGGGCTCTCGGACCGGTCCGGCGGCCATCGCCCGCAGAGCCCGCACCTGGCGCTCGCCGAGGCGGATCAGGGCCGGCCGCATCGCGTCCAGTTCCAGTGTCGGCGCCGGCGGCGCGGTCCGGCCCTGCACCGCCTTCGCCAGGTCGATCTGGAGCGCGAACCACTCGCGTACCGGCGCCGGGTCGAGCCCGAACTCCGCCGCCGTCCGCTCGGCCGCCTCCAGCACGATCCGTTCGCGTTCCGGATCCTCGACCGGCACGCCGCGCGCCGCCTTCCAGACCGCTATCGGCGGCATGAAGGCGAGCCGACGGGCCACGAGATCGAGCAGATGGTCCAGTTCGTCGCGGCCCTGGCCGCGGCCGAACCACTCCTCGCGCCGACCTTCCAGCCAGCCTTCGTTGCGCTGGATCCAGCGGTCGATCGCGGGTCCGAGGTCGTCCGCGCTCCCGGGAGCGACCCAGAAGACCTTCCGGTCGACCGGAGCTTCGCAGCGACGCCGCCAGTCTTCGCGGCCGAAGTGCTCGACCTCGAACGAATCGGTGACGAAGGCGTCGACCTCGCCGCGTTCCAGGCGGCCGGGTAGAGACAGGTTGTCGTCCACGGCGACGATCCGGGTGGCGCCGTTGCCGAAGCGGTCCCGCGTCCAGGGCTCCAGGATGCCGCCGCGATTCACCGCCACGCGGGTAAGCGGCGAAGGCGCGTCCTCCGCCGAGACGACGCACGGCCCGCCGGATGCGACCGCCCGGCTCATCCATCCGGCAGCGGCGCGGCCTGGCCGCCAGGTCACGCCGCCCATCGCCACGTCGAAGCCGTTCGCCGCGACCGCGCTCCCCAGGTCCGGCCAGGCGAAGGGGACGAACTCCAGGTCGTAGCCGAGGTCCCGCGCGAGGCGCTCAGCAACCTCGACGGCGAAGCCGCTGCGACTCGCGGAACCATCGGTCGCCACGTCCCCGACGGTCGAGAACGGCGGATAGTCGCCGCTGGTCCCCACCCGGAGCACGGGCTTCGGAGGCACGCCTGCCGGCGCCGCTGATGAGGCCTCGTCCAGTTCCGCCACCGCGAAACGTACGGACGCGATCCAGGGTTCCTCCCCCGGCGTGAAGTGACCGTAGGTCGTCGTCACGAAGGTGCCGTCCGGCAACAGCTCGAGGCCCGGGTACGCCGTGTCAGCGGCGTACCTGTTGTCCATCAGACGCACCCGCGCCTGGCCCGCCCAGGGTTCGCGGGCACCCCGGCGTAGATCCTCGTAGCGGCCCAGCCACCCGACCCAGTCGCCGCGCCACGGGCTGGCCGGCTCCTGATCGCGGAACGTGATGAACAGGCGGCCGTCCGGCGTATAGCGGCCGACGTGCCGGTCACCGGTGAGCGAAGCCGGCAGTTCGATCGGCCGGCTCCAGGTACGGCCCTCGTCGGGCGAGAAGATGACGAAGGAGTTGAACCGGCGGCTGTTCTCCCTGAGCAGCACGGCGATCTCCCGGCCGTCCGGCGAACGGATCAGCCCCGGCTCGCAGAGGTGCGCCTCGGGATGCCGGGCGATCACTTCCGGCTCCAACCAGGTGAGACCGTCGTCGAGCGAGACCGTCTTGTAGACCTTGAACTCCGGTTCGAAACCGGGGATTCGCTCGTAGCGGGACGTCGGCCGGCGAAAGAAGCGTCCGTCGTCGTGGAACAGCGCCATCAGTTCGCCATCCAGGCTGCGCAGGCGCTCGACCGACGACATGGCGACGACGCCGCCGAAGTGACCGATCGGCTCGAGTTCGGTCCAGGTCTCGCCCTCGTCGTCCGAGCGAGCCATCCGCACCGGGTAGAGCCCCGAGAACATGATGAGCCGCCGCCGGCCGTCCGCGAGGTCGACCGGAAAGACGGTCGGCGTCTCCATCGACGTCGCCCAGCTCGCCGGCGTCGGCTGCCGCTGGCTCCAGCTGAGTCCGCCGTCGCCGCTGCGCTTCATGACGACCGGACCGGCCCCGTGGCCCTTCGGATAGACGGTCAGGATCGAGCGCTGGTCGGAGAGGAGCACCGTCGTCGGATGGCCGAGGTACTGGCCCGGCTCCCGGTCGACGACGACCTGACGATGGGTTTCGTTCGCCCAGTCGACCCAACGGAGCCGCTCGTCGCCGGCGCCCCGGCATGCCAGCGCCGCCGGCAGCAGAAGCGCCGCGACGAGGACGGCGGTCCCGCGCCGGATGGAAGCCGTCCTCACGGCTCCGTCCCCACGTGACATCCCCGCGCCCGCTGACGGGCGCGGGGACTGCGACGTTTCTCGCGCGCCAGCGCGCGATCCAGGTTCTTCAGCGCCTCCCGCCGACTCAACGGGCTCAGCCGCTCCTCGTGCGCACGCACGAACCGCCGCACCTCCTCCGGATCGTGCCAGGCCAGGTCGCGCAGCGCCCAGCCGATCGCCTTGCGAATGAAGAACTCGCCGCCGAAGCGCGACTCCAGCAGGTTCTCGCCGATCGTCGCGTACAGAAGGTCCAGATCCATCGAGCCCTTGCGGCCGAGCTGACAGATCATCGACGCGCGCCGCTTCCACATGTCCGGACACCGGCTCCAGACCTTCATCCGCCTCGCCATCGTCCTCGGATAGCGCTCGACGAGTTCTCGCAGCCGGTGGCTCGCCACCGCGTCGACGTAGTCCCACCAGGCGCCGGAAGCGATCATCTCTTCGAAGACAGGCAGAGCCTTCATCGTGCGGATGGGCTGGTAAGCGCGGTAACCGCTCAGGTCGATCGCGGCGTGCCGTTCCTCGCGGCGGCCGGCCGTGCGCCAGAGGTCCAGAACCGTCGAGCGCCACTCCTCGAAGCCGTCCAGCGGATGGCGCTGGAAAGCTGCGCGGCCGATCTTCCTCAGCTCGGGCGTCTTCACGCCCCAGAAGGGCATCTCCGACTTCATGTAGGCCTGCTGCCCCTTCGCCCGCTCGGGGTCTCCGGCGGCCTTCAACTCGCGCCGCAGTTCCAGAATCAGCTTCCGGCCCACCGGCGGGGGCCGCAGTTCATGCATCGCGGCGAATGGTACAGCGGCGGGCTATCCTCGATGGCGTGCAGACCGCCGCCTGGATCGCAGGGGGCTTCATCGTCGCCCTGCTGACCGTGTCGAACGCCCCCGCCCTCGCCGTCCCGCCTCCCGGCGCCGGAGAACGTCCGCCGGAAGTCCAGGCCCGGCTGGAGGCGGCGCTGGCGGAAATGCCAGCCGACTACGAGCCCCGCACCGAGCACGTCGACGCCGATGGCCAGCCGCACTACCTGAACCGGCTGATCCTGGAGACATCGCCCTATCTCCGCCAGCACGCACACAACCCGGTCGACTGGTTCCCCTGGAGCGAGGAGGCGTTCGAGCGGGCGCGGGCGGAGGGCAAGCCGGTCTTCCTCTCGATCGGCTACTCCACCTGCCACTGGTGCCACGTGATGGAGCGCGAGAGCTTCGACAACGTCGAAGTGGCGCGGCTGATGAACGAGCTGTTCGTCTGCATCAAGGTCGACCGGGAGCAGCGGCCCGACATCGACGACATCTACATGACCGCGGTCCAGGTGACCCAGCAGCGGGGCGGCTGGCCGATGTCGAGCTTCCTGCTGCCCGATCGCCGGCCTTTCTTCGGCGCCACTTACTTTCCGCCCCAGCAGTTCGTCAACCTGATGCGCCAGGTCGACACGGCCTGGCGCGAGCGGCGTGCGGACCTCGAAGCCAGCGCCGCCCAGATCACGGACCTCGTTCGGCAGATCACGGCGGCCCGCGGCGCGGCGAAGAACCTGGGCCGCGCGGTGATCCGCCAGGCGGTCCAGGGTCTCGTCGCCAGCACGGACCGGCTCCACGGCGGCTTCGGCGGCGCGCCGAAGTTCCCTAACGAAACGAACCTGCTATTGCTGCTGGAGGAGGCGCTCCGCACCGGCGACAGGGCGCCGATGGACGCCGCGCTGATCACGCTCCGCGCGATGGCCCGCGGCGGCATCCACGACCAGGTCGGGGGCGGCTTCCACCGCTATTCGGTGGACGGGCACTGGCTCGTGCCCCATTTCGAGAAGATGCTCTACAACCAGGCCCACCTGCTCCGCGCCTATGCGCTGGCCTACCGGCTGACCGGCGACCCGCTGCTGGCCCGGGTGGCCCGCCAGACCGCCGATTACGTCCTGCGCGACATGACCTCGCCCGAGGGCGCCTTCTACTCCGCCACGGACGCGGACAGCGAGGCCGCAGACGGCGAATCGGTCGAGGGCGAGTTCTTCGTCTGGACGAAGGACCAGCTTCGCGAGGCGCTGTCACCCGACGACGCCGAACTGACGATCCGGCTCTTCGGCGTCACGGATACGGGGAATTTCGAGCACCGGAACATTCTCTTCCTCGACCGGCCGCTCGACGAGAACGCCGCCGATCTGGGCGTGCCGCTCGGGGATCTCCTGGCCAGCCTCGACGCCGTTCGCGAGCGCCTCTACCCGATCCGAGAGGAACGGCCGCACCCCCTGCGCGATGACAAGATCCTGACCTCCTGGAACGGGATGATGATCCGCGCCCTCGCCGAGGCCGCCGACGCACTGGCCGAACCGGCCTACGCCGAGGTCGCCGCGCGGGCGGCGGACTTCCTGTGGCGACACAATCGCCGCGACGACGGCGGCCTGTGGCGC
Protein-coding regions in this window:
- a CDS encoding isocitrate/isopropylmalate family dehydrogenase, whose product is MKYAVTLLPGDGIGPEVSKAMVRAVDFVTGGRIEWEPVVAGSTAVDQGLSPLPDEAIDSIRRNRIAIKGPLQTPVAGGWRSVNVLLRQSLDLFACVRPVRSMPGNTLARYQDVDQIIVRENTEGLYSGREHEVVDGVVEALRIVTRDASRRIMQFAFEYARSHGRKKLTIVHKASITPLSDNLFLDCARECARRYPFFQVDYLPLDNLALELATDPTRFDMLVMGNLDGDLMSDLCAGLVGGLGVVPGANYGDGCAVFEAVHGTAPDIAGRDLANPIALILSAELMLRYVGESDAADHLRAGVERLLVGGKSLTRDLGGSANTSELTDALLHELEGVALEREAGR
- a CDS encoding isocitrate/isopropylmalate family dehydrogenase; the encoded protein is MTANGNAGSGADRNTARPRVALIVGTSGIGAETAPPVLEILESAGARFDFVRVDVPTAVRRNTETVLGEAAEAIRDCRVALKTRLIGPGPDAVRVGPGPQNPNVALRQMLGLWASVRPVRSMPGLPTRYPDLDVLLIREITESVYRGIEHEIVDGVVESMKVVSRDACRRIADYAFRIARRHDRKRITVIHKANIMKQSDGLFLDTVRSVAAGYTDIEVDDCIVDAACMRMVLNPYDFDVMLMDNLYGDILSNLGAGLAGGISTGHAINVGDDCHVFEAVHGDAPHLIGTGQANLLPLLTPATALLRHFDRHDDAARIDQAVTAVLEEGRSLTPDLGGQSSTWQMARAIIAAMN
- a CDS encoding transporter substrate-binding domain-containing protein, producing MRTASIRRGTAVLVAALLLPAALACRGAGDERLRWVDWANETHRQVVVDREPGQYLGHPTTVLLSDQRSILTVYPKGHGAGPVVMKRSGDGGLSWSQRQPTPASWATSMETPTVFPVDLADGRRRLIMFSGLYPVRMARSDDEGETWTELEPIGHFGGVVAMSSVERLRSLDGELMALFHDDGRFFRRPTSRYERIPGFEPEFKVYKTVSLDDGLTWLEPEVIARHPEAHLCEPGLIRSPDGREIAVLLRENSRRFNSFVIFSPDEGRTWSRPIELPASLTGDRHVGRYTPDGRLFITFRDQEPASPWRGDWVGWLGRYEDLRRGAREPWAGQARVRLMDNRYAADTAYPGLELLPDGTFVTTTYGHFTPGEEPWIASVRFAVAELDEASSAAPAGVPPKPVLRVGTSGDYPPFSTVGDVATDGSASRSGFAVEVAERLARDLGYDLEFVPFAWPDLGSAVAANGFDVAMGGVTWRPGRAAAGWMSRAVASGGPCVVSAEDAPSPLTRVAVNRGGILEPWTRDRFGNGATRIVAVDDNLSLPGRLERGEVDAFVTDSFEVEHFGREDWRRRCEAPVDRKVFWVAPGSADDLGPAIDRWIQRNEGWLEGRREEWFGRGQGRDELDHLLDLVARRLAFMPPIAVWKAARGVPVEDPERERIVLEAAERTAAEFGLDPAPVREWFALQIDLAKAVQGRTAPPAPTLELDAMRPALIRLGERQVRALRAMAAGPVREPAPEDLEVLASYLSGVETERVRAGLARLLAGLQR
- a CDS encoding acetolactate synthase large subunit, with amino-acid sequence MNGAQAMLRTAANAGVEVCFANPGTSEIHLVAALDEIPGVRGVLAQFEGVATGAADGYGRMTGKPALTLVHLGPGFANGFANLHNARRGRTPLVNVIGHHPTWHRNYDPPLNTEVESLVRAVSDWQRTAASAEHISRDMADAISAARRHPGQIATLIVPTDCQWNEAYGPIVEPTPPPAALVGPEAVDRARIATLKGERTMLMLGSSGFTEAAQREAARVQAKTDCRLAAETFCGRMERGPHLPPLPRVPYFPEPAVDFFRGVDTVVLAGALDPVAFFGYEGGVSRLIPESTDVVVLSHPTEDSGHALSELAGALGAKEEPPARTVERPPTPTGSIGVRVAAQAIAATLPEQAIVMDEGITAGAGFYPATMNAPAHTYLQENGGAIGMGLPASLGAAIACPDRKVLNLEGDGSGLYTIQALWSQVREGVDVVNLVFANDVYRILQVELHRAGVEELGPQSVNLTDLSGPRVEWLDLARGFGMPAVQVRTGEELTEALERGFAEPGPCLIEAMVDDAA
- a CDS encoding DNA alkylation repair protein — translated: MHELRPPPVGRKLILELRRELKAAGDPERAKGQQAYMKSEMPFWGVKTPELRKIGRAAFQRHPLDGFEEWRSTVLDLWRTAGRREERHAAIDLSGYRAYQPIRTMKALPVFEEMIASGAWWDYVDAVASHRLRELVERYPRTMARRMKVWSRCPDMWKRRASMICQLGRKGSMDLDLLYATIGENLLESRFGGEFFIRKAIGWALRDLAWHDPEEVRRFVRAHEERLSPLSRREALKNLDRALAREKRRSPRARQRARGCHVGTEP